Below is a genomic region from Negativicutes bacterium.
GCTACCCGCTAGCACAATATTATTATCAACGTGCCAATAGTGAAGGCGCAATAACAAAAATTTCAGTTAAACAGGTTTTATTTAGTCGAAATCAATTAGCCGTAGTCGGTATTTTTTGTGGCGTCGCCTTACAATTAGCCGGTATCCCTCGACCACATGCTTTAGATGGTATGGCAGAGTTTTTTGTACACTTTGGTGCGTGGACAGCATTGATTCCGGTGGGTTATTCAATGGATTTTGCTAAAATGAAAGGCTATTATTATCAATTAAAAGAATTAATTGCTATTAAATTCATTGTAACTCCGGTGGCAATTTACGGATTATCACATTTAATAATGACAGATAGAGTTATGTTAAACAGTATTTTAATTTTAGCCAGTACCCCTACTGCGGTTAATGCAGTAATCACTTCAAGAATTTATGACCTTAATATTAATATTGCCGTAGCAGCCTTTATCGTAACAACCTTAATATTTTTAACAATCATCTATCCCGGNNNNNNNNNNNNNNNNNNNNNNNNNNNNNNNNNNNNNNNNNNNNNNNNNNNNNNNNNNNNNNNNNNNNNNNNNNNNNNNNNNNNNNNNNNNNNNNNNNNNAAATACTACTGTTACCAAAAGTTATTATAAATAAAAAAATTGCCTAGCTTAGGCAATTTTTTTTCGTTCTGAAATAGGTTGCAACTATTTCACATAATTCAGTTATATTAAATGGTTTATGAATACAATCATAACTCCCCAGTTCTTTGGCTTTAGATATTAATTCTAATTCACCATAGGCAGTCATCATAATAACAATATTTGCTTTACCAATTTTATTAAGTTCAGTTAAAGTTTCCAAACCGTTTAGCTCCGGCATTTTCATATCCATTAAAATTAAATCCGGATTATCTTCAGATATTTTAGCAAGGGCTTCGTTACCATTTCCGGCTAATTTAACCTCATAGCCTTCATCAGTAAAAAGCTCTTCCAATAATATCCTAATACCTGCTTGGTCATCTACAACTAAAATAGAGTTTTTATCTACACTACCCATATCTTTCCCCTTACTTAGAATTTTACAAGCACCCTATTAATATCTTTTTTTGGTAAATATTAATTATAGTTATTAGTTTATCATTTTAAGTTTTCCAAGTAAAGTAAAAATTAATTTATTATGGAATATTTTCATACTATATTTTGCTGTTTTATCATCTACAATAAATTCCACAGCATTATCTGAGCTTGGCAAATTATTATGTAAGCTTATCACTTCATTATTTTTCAATATTTCAATTTTATAAGCACTTTGGCGGAACCTCAGCGGATATTTAACTTTTACCTTATAGTTTTCCACCGGAATATCTTGCCCTAATAATTTAACTTCATATTGATCATACCAAAAATTTTGTTGCAATAATTTTCCATAAATCGCCACCAACTCCGGAGTATAGTAATCAATATATTTTTCTACCAATTGACTGGCTGTCGCAAACTCCAATAGACCTTTTGCAACATAGTTTCTTTTCAAAAAAGCTAGGTGTTCTTCAATTTCTTGAAACTGCCCGCCTTCAACTTCATTCCACTTGCCAGACCCTAGCACAAAAGCAGCATGGGTAAAGCCCACAATACTATGAACACCACTTTCTACCTTGCCATTTTTCACAAAGTAATCTAGTCCTTGTTCTACTTTGTTATTCAAAGTTTGACTATCTTGGCTATCATAAGCTAAAAACACTTGCGGTGTCAATCTAAATTCAACTAAACCAATATCTTTTAAGTCAGCCGTTTTTTTATTGATATCATTATTACCCGCAAAATAAATTTCCTGACCATAATTAGCCGAAGTATAACCTTCTATATTGCCGTCAGCATCACTCGACGCTAAAAAACCTACTTTTTTATAAGCATTAGTGCTGACTTGCTCTTCAGTTTCACCTACCCCAAAGTCAAACGAGCCGGCTCTGGCTGTTAAGCTTTGTCCTGAAGAATTTTCGCCGATTACTTCCTCTAAATAGGTTTGATAGGCAAACAATGTTCCTACTCTCGTAGCTCTTTCCTCATAAGTCCCTTCCAACGACAGCAAATGTGCCCAGCCATGATTTAAATGATTCGCCCATAAACCGTCACTTTCAGCATTATATGATAAAACATTCTGACTAAGATATGGGTCATAATCAGAGTGCATATGAATTGCATATTCATGCTGTAAGCTTTCTTGTTTAATAGATCGTTTTATCTTCATCATAGTTTCTAACCACGCTGTATGCTGTGATTTTGTAGCAACCCATTCTCCGGCTAGCAAGGCTGGAATCGCTGTATAGTGTGTCCATTTTGCACCATATTGATTCGCGATATAATTTAATTTTTCTGCTTTCTTGACCAGTTGCACATAATATTCCTCATGATCTAGCCAGCCATTTTTATTGCCCCAATTAAATTCATAGCCAGCACCATCGGCCGGTTCCAAATCGTCAGTCATAACATAATATATTTTTCCCGGCTTCTGATCGATAATATTTACAGCAACTTTATTTAAACTGACTAAACCGTTAATATTAAACCCTATTGCCCAATCTTTATCAAGATTAACGGCATTAGATCGGTTCGCTAGCAATTGCCATTTTAGCATTCTAGTTTCACCGGGTTGTAAATCTTGATTGACAATTTCAGCCGGACTTTGCAAAACAAGACCATACCCCTCCGGTAATATTAAGTTTACCGCAGCACTATTAATCTGATATTTGCTTAAGTTCGTTAAATTAGCTTGCAAATAAAATTCCTGCCCCTTGACCAAATTTACTTTAGGACTAAGCGGTTCAATTTTCAATGAAGCATTATGGTCATTAAACATATCATCTCTGGCGATTAAAGCATGTTGTCCCTGACCACATTCAATCACAAGTTGATAGTAGTGAATTTTATTATAATTTACAGCACCTAGTTCTTTGTCAAATAAAACCTGTAAATTATAAAAAGTATCAATCCAATCCCCTTTAAAATTTATACTATAGCGGGAGTCAATCCATTTAATTTGATCATTGCTGTCACTCATTTCTCCGGTGACAACCCAGCCTACACTATATACTACGCTTTTATTTTCATCTAAGCCTTGTAATATCAAGCGACCTTTACCTTGAGTTGACAAAAACTGCACCTTAAAATTAGCGGTAGCTGATATATCAGCCATCATTTCTTTGATATAAGAAATTTCGCCATTATTACCAGCAGAAAGCTCTAACATTTTTTCAGTATTATTTTTTTGTAAAAACTTATAACTATTGCCGACCCCATTTTCAGTAATTGTTCCTTGAAAAACATTTTCTACTTCAGCTTTATTTTCAGTCAATGCCGCCGGATACTGTTCATAAGGTTTCGCAAATAAAATTGCACTTAAGATTATTAAAACACTAATCACTAACAATAATTTACGCATAATAAAACCTTTTCATTACAAATTGCCAATTTGTCCAATAGCTTGCATACTTAACCCCATTATTGCCACCAGCATAATAAAGCTTAGTAACA
It encodes:
- a CDS encoding transporter codes for the protein MDIKMKLLIFGIDLILPLIVGYCCQYQKKFNDQFFNKMILNNILVVYPALSFLCFWILPLNFDLVWLPVMGLAMGLIPGLVAYFVAEKKFADDLDRGSYVMSAVLSNLGTLGGLCVFLLYGERGYGYQQLVVLFQYILMFMFCYPLAQYYYQRANSEGAITKISVKQVLFSRNQLAVVGIFCGVALQLAGIPRPHALDGMAEFFVHFGAWTALIPVGYSMDFAKMKGYYYQLKELIAIKFIVTPVAIYGLSHLIMTDRVMLNSILILASTPTAVNAVITSRIYDLNINIAVAAFIVTTLIFLTIIYPG
- a CDS encoding response regulator; translation: MGSVDKNSILVVDDQAGIRILLEELFTDEGYEVKLAGNGNEALAKISEDNPDLILMDMKMPELNGLETLTELNKIGKANIVIMMTAYGELELISKAKELGSYDCIHKPFNITELCEIVATYFRTKKNCLS